The Chloroflexus aggregans DSM 9485 genome segment ACGAACGCCTGTCGCTGCTGGCACGTTCGCTTCGTGAACGTCCTCGACTCGATCCGGCACTTAGCCGGCCCATTCTCGACGAAATTTGTCGCTCGCGGGGTGAGGCACTCGCTACCCTCGTCCCGGTGTTACCGGTTATTTTGACCGATATTGGCCGTACCCAATCAGGCCAGCTTAACGAGTTGTTAGAACGGATTACCGAACTTTTGCCGCCAGAGACGAGCACGACCCTCCTGATTACCATCCTCGACACCGGCGATGCTCCGCCTGTATTACGCTGGCAGGCAATTGATTTGCTGTGCCGGCAACGCATATTGCCGCCGCCGTTACCGACCTACGCCGATCTGATCAGTCAAGCAGGGCGTTGCCTCCTCGCAGTGGTCCATCCCGACACAATCCATCACCTCGCCGAACCGGCCTTACAGCTTGGCCTACGTTTACTGCTCAGCGGTGCAGCCGGTACAAACCGGCAATATTTGATTGCCCATCACCTCTTGGCCCACACCACATTACCGGCCAGTGTCCGCGCGCTCGCACCGGCAGCCCTTCCGCCTGCCGAAGTCGGGCAAGCGATTGTCGATCCGATGCCCGAAGTACGGCAAGCAGCGCGTAAGGTATGGATCCGCACCGGTCATATTGATCAACTCGCCCGCTTTGTCACCCAAACCGACAAACCATGGTCGGCCCGTGATGAAGCGTTGACCGATCTTGCAACGACAGCCGACGGCCAAACCTTTATCGCGGCTTTTGCAATTGGCAATCGCCTCCCGCTCGATCTGCGGCTGCGGGCGATTCGACTGCTCAGCCGACTACCAAATGGGACCGAGCTTCTCAAACGTCTCCTTTACGCCGAGCACGAACCCGAAATTATTCGCGCGGCTGCGGTACGCAGTCTCAGCCACAACTTCCACGTCATCACCCACCTCGGCCCACTACTCGACCGCAGGCATCCACCGCTCATTCGCCGTACCACCGTGCATGTGCTCAGTGCAATTGCCCGTCTTCATCAATCGGCGGCACTCACTGCACGAACCAGCTTACTCACGGTACTGAACCAACCTGATCTAGATGCAGCACTGACGACAACCATCATTGAAACACTCGGCAAGCACGGTGGAAAGCAAGCATTAGCAGCACTCGGTCACACCCTGGCACCGACCTACGGTGTCACCCTGCTCGAAACATGGATCACCTCGTTTCCGGCATTGATCGGGCCGAGTGAACAGTGGATCGATCAAGCCGACAACCCAACTGTTCGGGCACTACTAGCCGATCTGATGGTCGCGATTGCCAACCATCCGAACCTCATCGGAGTCGAGCTTGACCGGCCATCGGCATTGATTGCCGGTCACGTCATGATATTGAGCAGCGCCACCGCACGTACACTCGGCACTATTGGTCAACATCAACCGACATTGATGCCGGCAGTTCGCGCCTTGATCGGTGTCGCGCTGTATGACACCAGTACGCTTCGACCGCTCAGCGAACTACTAAACGCCGACCCAACGTGTGACTTAGTAGCAATTGTCCGCAATACCGAACACGACCCGCCATTGCGTTATACCGCCTTGCATGCGCTCGCGCAACAGCCTAACGGTGCAGAAGCACTCTTGTACCTCGCCAAACACGCAGACAGCGATTTGGCATGTACTGCACTCGATCGGCTCCAACCGCCATTACCACCAACGCTCAACGAGCAACTGCTACAATTGGTCAACACTGCTACCGACGAAGCGGTGCGACTTGCCGGATTACGGGCACTGGGCCGCAATGCAGACCCTGCTGCGGTACCCGCGCTCCTCGAGATTGCGCTGAACAATGAAGAGACTACTGCGATCCGTGCCGCAGCCCTCGATGCGATTGTCGAGGCACCGGTTGCGCCGCTCACCGAGTTAATTACCTCACAACCAGAACCGATCCGTAGTGCTGCTCTGCGTGCGCTGAGTCGTAGTCCGCAACCGGGCCCGGCCCCTATCTTACACCGCCTTGCCTTCGACCCCGACCGAACCTGTGCGCTCGCTGCGGTAAGCGCGCTCGCCGCCCATCCCGAAACCCATACGCCGATCCTGGCCCGCTTGATCCGCAGCCATCCCGATCTGGCTGTACGCCTCGCAGCAGCGGCAGCCTTTGATGCGTCGGCAGCCGACGAGACCATACCGGTCTTTGTGGAAGCATTGCTCTCGCCGTATCCGGCACTCCAAACCCAAGCCTTCCGGCTCCTCGCTGCCATCGACCCGTATCATGCAGCATTACGTCAACCACTAACCGATCCGCAGCAGACGGTTGTCCTCCGCTTTCAAGCGTTGCACCATCTCAGCACATACGCACCGAACGATCCGCTCATTCGCCAAGTGGCGAATGATCCGACGGCACCTGAACAATTACGCTGCCACGCCATTGCCGTATTGGGTCGGCAAGCCGATGCAACTGTCGTCGACGTATTACTTCGGCTTGCCGGTGATGCTACGCAACCACCGGCAGTGAAGCATGCAGCAATCGCTGCTCTCGACCGGCAATGGACTGAAGTTGGGCACGAGGCGGCGCTCACCGCACTGATTACCCTTGTCACATCACCGATTCCCGAAGTAGTGCTGTGGGCCGGCACGGTACTGCTTGACCGGCTGGTACCGATCGAGATCGGTGAACCGTAAGCAATCGCTAACAAGCTGCTTTGCCGGCCACTAGTTCAGTGAAAGGAGTAAGGAATGTCCCACACCAATTTCGTCACGACGAGCCGTGGCTTACGTCGCAACAGCCCACCAATGCGTCTGTTTGAGAAAGCAAAACAGTTTGGCATCTGGAACCCCTCACTGCTCGATTTCAGCCGTGACATTGACGATTGGAATCGGCTGAGTGACGAAGAACGCGATTTATTACTACGTCTGACGGCCCTCTTTCAGGCCGGCGAAGAAGCTGTTACCCTCGACTTGTTACCTCTGATCAAAGCCATTGCGCACGATGGACGGCTAGAGGAGGAGCTATTTCTCACCACGTTCTTGTTTGAAGAAGCCAAGCATACCGATTTCTTTGCCCGCTTCATCAGCGAAGTAGCCCGCGTCGACCCCGACCTCAGTCGCTACCATACGCCTAGCTATCGGGCACTGATTTACGACGCGCTTCCGCGTGCAATGCAACGTCTAGAGCACGATCCGTCACCGTTCAACCTCGCCGAAGCGTCGCTCACGTACAATATGATCGTTGAAGGGGTACTCGCCGAGACCGGATACCACGGCTACTTCACAATTCTCGACACTCACAATCTGATGCCCGGTGTACGTGAGGGGATTCGGCTGCTCAAACAAGACGAGTCGCGTCACATTGCGTATGGCATCTACCTCCTATCACGCCTGATCGCTGCCGACCGGCAGATTTGGGATCATATCGTTGAGCGGATGAACGAGCTTGTCATACACGCTTTAGGCGTCATCGATGAGATCTTTACCAGTTATGATACAATGCCGTTTGGCTTGCAAATCGAGACCTTCAGCACCTTCGCCCTAAACCAATTCCAACGCCGTCTTAATCGGCTGGAACTGGCGTGTCAGCAGAGCCTCGCCGAGATTGAAGGACTGGCGACCGATGATGAGGAAGCCGCATGAGTACGTTCTTGCGACGGGTTGTCTTACTAACCGGTGCCGGTGGCGGATTGGGACGCGAGTTTGCTCACCAACTGTTAGCTGCCGGCGCCGACCTTATCCTGAGCAGTCACCATCCACATCGGCTGACTGCCGCTGCCGAGTTTGCGGCCCACCACCAGACGAGTCCGCATCCCGGTCGCATTCGGGCTTTACTACCGGCAGACTTGAGCGATCCGGCTAGTTGTGACCGGCTGGCCCAACAGGTGATGCATGTAGCCCCCGATCTCGATCTGATTATTCACAACGCCGGCGTCGGTCTGTATGGCCCACTCAATGTTATCCCGCCGGCTGCCATCGAACGTCTCTTACAGATTAATCTCCACGCCCCGATCCGACTCACCGCCGCACTCTTACCGATGTTGCGCCATCGTCCTAACGGACAGATCGTCTTCATCTCGTCGATCCTTGGTCGCGCCGCACTACCCAATATTAGCGTCTACAGTGCGGCGAAGTTCGGCCTGCGCGGCTTTGCCAGTGGTCTCGCTGCCGACGGCTATTGCGTCAGTACGGTTTATCCTTTTTTCACCCAAACCGACATCCTCGATGCACCACAGTATGGCGAAGGCCCGCCACGGCGTGTCCCGCGCTGGTTGGTCGATCAGCCGCGCCCGGTGGTCCGAGCGAGCCTTGCCGGGATCGCTGCCCGTCGCCGACATATCTTTCCTGGTTGGAAAGCAAAACTGTTCGCAGTTGTTGCTGCGGTTGCGCCTGATCTCCTACCACCGTTTAGCCGGCTGGTGTAGCGACATCCTCACCGGCTACGCACGTACCACTGCCACCTCGCCCGTTGCGCCCCTATCGTTCATGTGTAGCGACATACCCCGGCTGTGGTACACTACAGACAGCGTTAAGCGAGCACGACGCAGAACCGCACAGGCCACACCTTTATCGGTGCTCTGCGCCTCCGTGCTTTGATGTCGTAGGATGTACATATGAGCGAACTTGCCGAGGAACTGACCCGTCTGACCTGTGATCTCATCCGATTTGAGACGATTGCCGACCGACCTGACCAGTTGCAGGCTGCAATTGATTATGTTGCCGCATACGTGGCCGATCTACCGTCGTTGCACATTGAACGGAGTAGCGCAGGCGGTAAACCGGCCCTCGTGATGACCTTACGACCTACGCGATCACCACGGCTCATACTCAACGGCCACCTTGATGTCGTCGTAGGGCAACCACATCAATTTACACCAGAGATACGCAACGGCCGCATTTACGGGCGTGGTAGCCAGGATATGAAAGGTAGTATTGCGGTCATGCTCCGCCTGATCCGCGATTTGGCAACCCAACCCAACCCACCCGATGTTGGTTTTCAGTTTGTGACCGATGAGGAGATCGGCGGCCGTCACGGCACCGGTCGGCTGCGCGACGAAGGCTGGAGCTGCGAGTTCATGCTCTGCCTCGAACCAACCGATCTCGGCATTTTGTTCGAGCACAAAGGTGGGATGTGGGCCAAACTGCGCTTACCCGGTCGTGCTGCTCACGGTTCACGACCATGGGAAGGTGATAATCCAATCTATCGGCTGGCCCGTGGGATCAATGCGCTGGCCGAACGCTACCCACCACCCACCGGCCCCCACGAATGGCGCACCTCGGTAACACCAACGGAAATTCACGCCGGTGCCGGTTCACGCAACCAAGTACCGGCAGAGGTGTTCGTTACGTTCGATATTCGTTGGACGCCGGATACAACCCCAGAAGCGATTCAGGCCGATCTCGCTGCTGTCTTCCCCGATAGTGAGTTTGTAAGTGTGATGGCCAGCGCCGGTCTCCGCACCGATCCTGAACATCACGAAGTTGAACGGATCGCAAACCTGATCGAACGTCATACCGGCCAACCACCACGCTTCTACCGCGAACATTTCGCCACCGATGCGCGTTACTACTCTCACCTTGGCATTCCGGCCATCTGTCTCGGTCCGGTGGGAGCCGGGTTACATTCGGCTGAAGAGTGGGTGGAGATTGCCAGTCTGGTCACGCTCTACCACATCATTAACGACTACGTCAAAAGTATTTAGCAGTTCTAAATAATACTATGCTCTACCTCCTCCAAACCTTACCCGGCCTCGCCGCGCTCACATGGCGTGAAGTTGAACAAAAAATCCATACCGACGAACGGACTGCGCCACGCCAGGTTGGGGTGCGTAACGTACCGGGCCGCAACGATCTTATCCTCCTTGATTACCAAGGCTCACCGCGCCGATTACTGGAACTGCGTACCATCGAAGATGTCTTCGTTGTCGCGACACGTGGCTTCAAAATCGCACCTGACGAGCGCGGATTACGCCAGATTCATGCCGCAACCCGTAATGAGGAAGTCGTCAAACCGGCACTCACGTTGTGGCAACGGCTCAATGGAGGCAAACGGAACGGCAGCTTTCGCGTCGTTGCGCGGATGGTCGGCAAACACCGCTTCCAGCGCTACGAGCTAGGGCGGGCTGTCAGTGACGCGATCCGCGATGGCTGGCCAGGCCGTTGGCAGCCGGTAAACGAAGAAGCCGATTTAGAGGTGTGGGCCACCCTGATCGAACAAGAACTGATCGTCGCGATCCGGCTTTCCGATGCGTCGTTGCGTATTCGTGGCAAAATTGCCCACTTACCGGCCTCACTGCGTCCGGCCCTTGCCGCGACAATGGTGATGCTGACCCAGCCGGCGGCTGATGACATTTTTCTCGACCCAATGGCCGGCGTCGGTACGATCTTGCTAGAACGGGCTGCCGCCGGACCATTTACCGCGCTCTACGGCGGTGATATTAGCCCGGCTGCGGTGACGGCCATGCAAGCCAATCTCCGTGGTATCCACGGTCAGATCACAGTACGCCGCTGGAACGCGACCAAACTACCGTTGCCCGACGCCAGCGTGACCAAGGTTGCCGTTAATTTGCCGTTCGGCACCCAGATCGGCGAAGGTGAAGACCTCGAAGAGCTATACCACGACGTGTTGCGCCAGATCGCGCGTGTGCTCAAACCGGGTGGACGGCTGGTGACCCTCGTTGCCAATCAACAACTGCTCGACCGGGCCAGAACACATGCAGCACCGGTCTTACGTGCCACGGCTCGCCACCGTGTACTGGTACTCGGTCATCGGGCAACAATCTGTGAACATATTCGGGTTCCTGATACGGCAGCAGCACCACCGCCACCCATACCTGCCGAAGATGACGATTGGGAGTAAGTTGTGCCACGCCAACTCCGTTCACTCATCAGGATGCTGATCGTCGTGTTTGTCTTGTGGCTGATCTGGTCACGGCTCCATATCGTGATCTGGGTACCGATGCCGTGGTGGGGATTGGTGTTACTGGTAGTGGGTAGCTATCTCGTGATCGAATACGCTATCGATCGGTTGCTCGGTCAGCGAAGACGGTAAGTGGAAGGGAGGTACCCTCACACCTCCCTTTCACCGGTCATACGCCAAACGACGTACTCAGCGTGGCAAACCTAGGGCAGTCATCACCGCCTCTTCACGCGCACGCATAAGGGCCTCATCGGCGGGACCGCGCTCGTGGTCATACCCCAGCAGATGTAACATCCCGTGTACGGTTAAGTAGGCCAACTCACGGGCTGGGCTATGGCCGTATTCCGCCGCTTGCACCAACACCCGATCGTAGGAGATAGCAATATCACCGAGGTATCGCGGAAGGTTTGGCGCGGTCACAAACTGACTACTATTACCATCATCGGCAAACGAGAGAACATCGGTTGGCGCATCAACCCCTCGAAAATCGCGGTTGAGCCGGTGTAATTCGGCATCTGTCGTAATACGGATGCAAACCTCACAACCGGCGGGAACCTGCTCGGCGGTTAACACTGCCTGAGCTGCTCGTTCAACCAAGGCCGCGTCAACCGCCAAATCGTCATCGACCAATACTTCAACGGTATATGTCATGGTGGTGAGTCTCGAACACCGCACAAGATTTGCCGCGCCAGGAGCAAAACATCCCTTTCCCGCTCAAATGAGACCCGCTGCAGAGCTTCATCGAGCGTGAACCAACGCGCATCGTCAACCTCGCCGGCCTGAGGACGAATCTCACCGTGCTCGTAGCGCAGCAAAAAGAGATCGACGTACTTATGGACCCGGCCCGATCCCGAACGGAACCAATACTCGATGGTTGCCAAATGCCGCTCGACCACACCGAACAACCCGGTTTCTTCCGCAACTTCACGCACGGCTGCGGCCTCAGCGGTCTCACCACGATTGACGTGACCCTTGGGCAATCCCCAGCGTTCCCCACGATCGGTGGCAATTAACGCCACTTCGATCTGTGGGGCGACGATCCGGTAGATAACACCGCCGGCCGAATAGGCTGTACGGTGCGACAATGAACGGCGTGAAGTCATGGGTGTTCGTTCAGGCACGCTTGAGCACCCGACCGGCACGCATATCCCAATAGCGGTCAATCGAGTACTGGATCCGCTCGCGAGCGACATCCGCCGACTCCCAGCCGACCGGCTCGACCCGTGAGCCTTCAAGGTCTTTATACACGGTAAAGAAGTGCTCAACCTCACGCAAATAATGCGCCGGCAGAGCAGTGTAATTGTGATAATCGGCGAAGAAGGGATCGTACTGCAACACTGCCAGTACTTTGTCGTCCGGCTCACCCTTGTCGAGCATTCGGAATAAACCCAATGGCCGTGCCTCGACAATACAGCCGGGGAAGGTTGGTAAGTTGGTCATCACCAACACATCGAGCGGATCGCCGTCGTCATAGTATGTCTGCGGCATAAAGCCATAGTCGCCAGGGTATTGAACGGCTGAATAGAGCACACGGTCGAGACGAAAGGCACCGATCCGCTTGTCAAATTCATACTTGTTACGTGAACCTTTCGGAATCTCAACAACAACATGAATGACGTTCGGAACGTCTGGACCGGGCTCCAGATCGTGCCATAGGTTCTGCATTGGCTGCCTCACTTACACGTATTATCTAACCTAACCTATTACCGCAAGATTATAACACGTAATGGTAGCAGTGTTCGTCAGGCACCGATTACCAACGATGACACCTCGCGATGCCGGCGACGCTTGGAGCGAGACCGGCATCGCGAGGTGGTAGTACACAACGTTTGCCTTTTCCTATACCGGAAGGAAAAGACTCACTTATTGGGCCGCAAACGCCAGCCCAATGCCAAATGCCCGCTCGTTCGGCCATGCCGACGCCGACGCATAACTGATGATGATCGTGGTCGTATCGAACCGAGCAGCTCCGCCGATCGAACTTCCATCAGCCGCTTGGCCGGTGAAGGTGGCGAGATAGCTCCCGTCAGGCATTTGGTACGGTTGGTTCGCTTGGGTCACCGACACCCAATCGGAGACCGTTTGCATCCACGTCGATCCGTTCAGCAAAGCCGGATTAGCGACGGTACGTCGCCCAATGAATCGCCCATTCCCGGTTGCAACCAACTCACCGTTGTTCGTAACCGGCGAGAGTTGCCAATTGGCAGGGTAACGGATCATTGCCGATCCCATCTGCGCAGTCACGAGACCTTCATAAGCCCAGATGAGCGGACTAGCATAGTCAACGTTACTGTTCACCGTTTGCTGTGGCTGACCGCCTGACGAGAGGAGCCACAGCTCACCGGGTGTTGTGAAACTATAGAGTGGGTCATTCGGATTGTCTGTTGGATTCCAATTCGCAGGAGCGAGTACTACCAGATTATTGCCGTTTGGCGACCAGGCTGCCGAAGTAATGCGTGGCAATTTGGTCACCAACTGACCAAGCAAAGTTAGATTACCGCTCGGTGACGCTTCACTCCGCTGTCCCACCAGCTCAACCAGCGCAAACGACCAAACATCATAGCCGCTGAAGCCACGAGCATCACTAAAGTTATATTCTACCGAAGCGACATACCGACCATCAGGCGAAAAGGCCGGTGGACGGAGCCAGCCTGTTCCGATCAGAGTCGGATTTTCAGTACCTCCGCTACTATCGGTAATCATCGTCAGATTAAGATCAACTAATGCCTGATAACCAAAAAAACGCTGATAGGCTACCATCTTCGCATCCGGTAGCCACGTCGGCCGATACACGAGATACCCCAATCCGGTTGAACCATTGGCCGTCGCCAGATCCCACGCATTGGCACCGGCCCGATTCACCAATCGAATGGCGTTGGTTTGGCCGGGGAAGTTCAAGGAACTAGGTTGAGCCGATGGCGACGTCGCAAAAGCCAAACGACGACCATCAGAGGCGAATACCGGATCGCAGCCCGACCCAATGGTAAGCTCGTTGAGCGTCGGCAGGTCAATCAGGTACACAGTCGCCGTAGCACACCAATTACTCCATTGCATCCAATCAAACGGCAACGTAGGTGGTTGAGGAGCGGCTGCATACGCCAGCGTTAATCCGTCAGGTGCCCAACTCAGACCATACGCAATCCGGCCCGATACCAGTGTTTGCGCCGCACCGCTACTGCGGTCGATTAGACTGATGATCTGATTGGAAGCCACTGCAATATGCCGACCGGTCGGATCAATCGCCACATCACGTACATTATTCGCCAACACCCGTTCCTGGTTACTTGACGGATCGATGGCTACTAACGAACCACCACGTAAAAACAGAATCTCCTCTGAGTATGTTGGCGCAAGCACCACCGGTTGAGGCAGCGGTGTCGGCGGGATTGGCGTCGGCGTCGAGGCAAGTGGAGTGGATGTTGGTGGCAACGTCGGCACCACCGTTGGTAGCGGCAACGGCAAGGCCACCGTCGGCGGAACGTTCGGTAGCGACGACTGCGTCGGCGGTGTCGTTCCCAGCCCTGTACATCCAACCAGCACCAGTAGACAGAGCAGACTAAGCCGGCACAGTACCATGATCACGTTCCTCCATTACATCTATGGACATCACATCTATGTATATCATGATGAACGTGATTACCGGTTTGTTCCCGCACAAGAAAGGGCAAAGATATAAGGAAAAAATCGGTTAGGTATGAAAACGACAGCAGGCTCAAACCAGAGATACCTTATGCTGCTCACCGCAACTCCCTGTATCTTTGTGAGCAAACCCTACTGCTGAACCAGCGTATTCAGATCGACCAGAATCTCAATTTTCCCTGCCGCATTTGCTGCACTTCGTAGCTCAGCTACCCATGGCAAAAACGTGGTAGAAAACGCCTCTTGCCCGGCAGTCGTATCCAGCAGCGCCCGATCCTCGAAACTGCGCACCTCCGGCCCGCCGGTCACCTCGATGATATGCCAACCGAAATCGGTTTGTACCAGCCGTAATTCGCCAGGCTGCATACTAAAAATCGCCTCTTCAAACGGAGCAACATAGACTCCACGCGGCGCCCAGCCGAGATCACCTCCTTGTGCCGCCGACCCCGGATCATCCGAGCGTGTTCACGCCAGTGCAGCAAAATCGGCTCCATTCTGCAATTCGGTCAGAATGGCTTCGGCGGTGACCTTGCGACTCTCTGCTTCCTCCGGCGTAGCCGCGACCAAGATATGCCGCGCCCGCACCTGTTCGGCAGTGGTATGCTTAAGCAGCATCTGCTGAATTAGCTGATCGCGCCGTAACAACCGCCGTAATTCGGCTTCGTCGGCGATGTTGTTACTCTGCAAAAACTCAGCAAATTTCGCGTCATCACCACCAGCCTGCGCCAGGCGCAATTGCTCCACCTGCGCATCAACCGCGGTCTCATCGACCGTCGCCCCTTCCTGATGGGCCGCTTGGACAACCAGCTCGACATCGATCATCTGATTAACGAGTGTTTGTACATCCCCGCCCGGCAGATAAAAGCGATCAAAATCTTGCCGCAGGATATATTCATCACCGACACGGGCAATAGCTCCTTCTGGTACATTCGAGACTGTCACAGGTGATGCACTTGTTGTCGGCGCAGATGGTACATTCGTCGCCGAATCGGCTACCGTCGGCCCAGAAGGTGCCCCACAGGCGGTCAAGACCAGGCTTGCCATCAGCACCAAACCCACCGCATAGACAAAAAAACGATCCAGGCTCACAAAAAACTCCTCTCACACCAAAACCGGGCGTATCACAGACGATATGCCACAATACGGGTATCGTACCACATCTTGTCACCCGCAGCATAATCGGCAACATCCACTGTTCGGCCAAAGTATGGTAAGATGGCGCGCTAGTGAAGCAGAAAATCAGAGAGGCAATCCTAGACGCAGTTTGCTACCCTGTTGCACTGGAGGAATAACCTATGGGCCTAATGGAAGGCAAAAAAGGCCTGATTCTCGGTGTCGCCAACGACCGTTCGATTGCATGGGGCATCGCCCAAGCGTTGCATCGTGAAGGGGCGACGATTGGCTTTACGTACCTTGGCGAGGCGCTTGAACGGCGGGTACGCCCCTTAGCCGAAAGCATGAACGCACCGCTGATCGAGCCGTGTGACGTATCGAAAGATGAAGACATCGCAGCACTCATGGAACGCACCCGCGCGACATTCGGGCAGATCGACTTTCTCGTTCACGCGATCGCCTTTGCCAACAAAGAGGAACTCAGCGGTACAATCCTCAATACGACCCGCGAAGGCTTTCGCATTGCACTCGAAATCAGTGCCTACTCACTCATCGCACTGGTCAAAGCCGCCGAACCGCTCTTTGCCCCTAACGCTAGCGTACTCACCCTTACCTACCACGGTTCACGTCAGGTCATTGGGAGCTATAACGTGATGGGAGTAGCTAAAGCAGCGCTCGAAGCCAGCGTGCGCTACCTCGCTGCCGGTCTCGGACCGCGTGGCATCCGAGTGAACGCGATTAGCGCCGGCCCGATTCGGACGCTTGCCGCCAGTGGTATTGCCAA includes the following:
- a CDS encoding methyltransferase domain-containing protein yields the protein MLYLLQTLPGLAALTWREVEQKIHTDERTAPRQVGVRNVPGRNDLILLDYQGSPRRLLELRTIEDVFVVATRGFKIAPDERGLRQIHAATRNEEVVKPALTLWQRLNGGKRNGSFRVVARMVGKHRFQRYELGRAVSDAIRDGWPGRWQPVNEEADLEVWATLIEQELIVAIRLSDASLRIRGKIAHLPASLRPALAATMVMLTQPAADDIFLDPMAGVGTILLERAAAGPFTALYGGDISPAAVTAMQANLRGIHGQITVRRWNATKLPLPDASVTKVAVNLPFGTQIGEGEDLEELYHDVLRQIARVLKPGGRLVTLVANQQLLDRARTHAAPVLRATARHRVLVLGHRATICEHIRVPDTAAAPPPPIPAEDDDWE
- a CDS encoding inorganic diphosphatase; this translates as MQNLWHDLEPGPDVPNVIHVVVEIPKGSRNKYEFDKRIGAFRLDRVLYSAVQYPGDYGFMPQTYYDDGDPLDVLVMTNLPTFPGCIVEARPLGLFRMLDKGEPDDKVLAVLQYDPFFADYHNYTALPAHYLREVEHFFTVYKDLEGSRVEPVGWESADVARERIQYSIDRYWDMRAGRVLKRA
- a CDS encoding SDR family NAD(P)-dependent oxidoreductase; translated protein: MSTFLRRVVLLTGAGGGLGREFAHQLLAAGADLILSSHHPHRLTAAAEFAAHHQTSPHPGRIRALLPADLSDPASCDRLAQQVMHVAPDLDLIIHNAGVGLYGPLNVIPPAAIERLLQINLHAPIRLTAALLPMLRHRPNGQIVFISSILGRAALPNISVYSAAKFGLRGFASGLAADGYCVSTVYPFFTQTDILDAPQYGEGPPRRVPRWLVDQPRPVVRASLAGIAARRRHIFPGWKAKLFAVVAAVAPDLLPPFSRLV
- a CDS encoding NUDIX hydrolase, which produces MTSRRSLSHRTAYSAGGVIYRIVAPQIEVALIATDRGERWGLPKGHVNRGETAEAAAVREVAEETGLFGVVERHLATIEYWFRSGSGRVHKYVDLFLLRYEHGEIRPQAGEVDDARWFTLDEALQRVSFERERDVLLLARQILCGVRDSPP
- a CDS encoding HEAT repeat domain-containing protein, which produces MQERSADRPEMTFVPRALRDLFLPRRIPREVRTAVEQWLESEPITRLLPVALELPLGLDLDLAKLMSEPHHIALIGPPASGRSLALAQIARRWLDQQPAMPLVRLLLGELDSPSLTPRAIVARALARRNLAPNPLEHNLPCLLLIDDWEELPLARRAVWQRFLIRLPERWSRACTVVALPTGELWPGFRHHAIAPLSAEHLAEWVQRLFTFTDRQEGLDLFERDPLVLLRERPAEILMLALTHPLSGWPISRAALYERTAAFVAPIIVATDEQAGWRIGLTAYRLYRQAIELAAQTTPHPATIRQATPHWRGLCIPLAFGAAPDPRPLIDALADATLPSHERLSLLARSLRERPRLDPALSRPILDEICRSRGEALATLVPVLPVILTDIGRTQSGQLNELLERITELLPPETSTTLLITILDTGDAPPVLRWQAIDLLCRQRILPPPLPTYADLISQAGRCLLAVVHPDTIHHLAEPALQLGLRLLLSGAAGTNRQYLIAHHLLAHTTLPASVRALAPAALPPAEVGQAIVDPMPEVRQAARKVWIRTGHIDQLARFVTQTDKPWSARDEALTDLATTADGQTFIAAFAIGNRLPLDLRLRAIRLLSRLPNGTELLKRLLYAEHEPEIIRAAAVRSLSHNFHVITHLGPLLDRRHPPLIRRTTVHVLSAIARLHQSAALTARTSLLTVLNQPDLDAALTTTIIETLGKHGGKQALAALGHTLAPTYGVTLLETWITSFPALIGPSEQWIDQADNPTVRALLADLMVAIANHPNLIGVELDRPSALIAGHVMILSSATARTLGTIGQHQPTLMPAVRALIGVALYDTSTLRPLSELLNADPTCDLVAIVRNTEHDPPLRYTALHALAQQPNGAEALLYLAKHADSDLACTALDRLQPPLPPTLNEQLLQLVNTATDEAVRLAGLRALGRNADPAAVPALLEIALNNEETTAIRAAALDAIVEAPVAPLTELITSQPEPIRSAALRALSRSPQPGPAPILHRLAFDPDRTCALAAVSALAAHPETHTPILARLIRSHPDLAVRLAAAAAFDASAADETIPVFVEALLSPYPALQTQAFRLLAAIDPYHAALRQPLTDPQQTVVLRFQALHHLSTYAPNDPLIRQVANDPTAPEQLRCHAIAVLGRQADATVVDVLLRLAGDATQPPAVKHAAIAALDRQWTEVGHEAALTALITLVTSPIPEVVLWAGTVLLDRLVPIEIGEP
- a CDS encoding M20 family metallopeptidase; its protein translation is MSELAEELTRLTCDLIRFETIADRPDQLQAAIDYVAAYVADLPSLHIERSSAGGKPALVMTLRPTRSPRLILNGHLDVVVGQPHQFTPEIRNGRIYGRGSQDMKGSIAVMLRLIRDLATQPNPPDVGFQFVTDEEIGGRHGTGRLRDEGWSCEFMLCLEPTDLGILFEHKGGMWAKLRLPGRAAHGSRPWEGDNPIYRLARGINALAERYPPPTGPHEWRTSVTPTEIHAGAGSRNQVPAEVFVTFDIRWTPDTTPEAIQADLAAVFPDSEFVSVMASAGLRTDPEHHEVERIANLIERHTGQPPRFYREHFATDARYYSHLGIPAICLGPVGAGLHSAEEWVEIASLVTLYHIINDYVKSI
- a CDS encoding R2-like ligand-binding oxidase, which codes for MSHTNFVTTSRGLRRNSPPMRLFEKAKQFGIWNPSLLDFSRDIDDWNRLSDEERDLLLRLTALFQAGEEAVTLDLLPLIKAIAHDGRLEEELFLTTFLFEEAKHTDFFARFISEVARVDPDLSRYHTPSYRALIYDALPRAMQRLEHDPSPFNLAEASLTYNMIVEGVLAETGYHGYFTILDTHNLMPGVREGIRLLKQDESRHIAYGIYLLSRLIAADRQIWDHIVERMNELVIHALGVIDEIFTSYDTMPFGLQIETFSTFALNQFQRRLNRLELACQQSLAEIEGLATDDEEAA
- the ybeY gene encoding rRNA maturation RNase YbeY, which codes for MTYTVEVLVDDDLAVDAALVERAAQAVLTAEQVPAGCEVCIRITTDAELHRLNRDFRGVDAPTDVLSFADDGNSSQFVTAPNLPRYLGDIAISYDRVLVQAAEYGHSPARELAYLTVHGMLHLLGYDHERGPADEALMRAREEAVMTALGLPR